The Hemibagrus wyckioides isolate EC202008001 linkage group LG12, SWU_Hwy_1.0, whole genome shotgun sequence genome includes a window with the following:
- the stmn1a gene encoding stathmin 1a, whose translation MAARDFKVKELDKRASGQAFEVILDTAATEVKADFPLSPQKKKDWSLEEIQKKLEAAEERRKSHEAEVLKHLAEKREHEKEVQQKALEENNNFSKMAEEKLNQKMEATKENRTAIMAAMTEKFKEKDKKLEEVRKNKNKEAEI comes from the exons ATGGCCGCTCGTG ATTTTAAAGTGAAGGAGCTGGACAAGCGGGCCTCAGGCCAGGCCTTTGAGGTCATTTTGGACACTGCTGCAACAGAGGTGAAGGCAGACTTCCCCCTGTCTCCCCAGAAGAAAAAGGATTGGTCACTGGAGGAAATCCAGAAGAAGCTGGAAGCAGCCGAGGAAAGGCGCAAG TCCCACGAAGCTGAAGTTCTGAAGCACTTGGCGGAGAAGCGCGAGCATGAGAAGGAGGTGCAGCAGAAAGCGCTGGAGGAGAACAACAATTTCAGCAAGATGGCAGAGGAGAAACTGAATCAGAAAATGGAAGCCACTAAAGAGAACCGTACAGCAATAATGGCAGCCATGACCGAGAAGTTCAAAGAGAAG GATAAGAAGCTGGAAGAGGTCCGGAAAAACAAGAACAAGGAGGCGGAGATTTGA